The proteins below are encoded in one region of Dehalococcoidia bacterium:
- a CDS encoding HigA family addiction module antitoxin, protein MDEKISPIHPGEILREEFLEPMGISQYRLAKDITVHPRRINQIIHGERSVTADTALRLGRYFGTSAQFWLGLQMRYDLDIEEDRLGQRLDSEVKALPTE, encoded by the coding sequence ATGGATGAGAAGATTTCCCCAATTCACCCCGGCGAGATTCTCAGGGAGGAGTTCCTGGAGCCGATGGGCATCAGCCAGTATCGCCTGGCAAAGGATATCACCGTTCACCCTCGCCGCATCAACCAAATCATCCACGGAGAACGCTCGGTTACGGCAGATACCGCGCTTCGTCTGGGCAGGTACTTCGGCACATCGGCTCAGTTCTGGCTAGGCCTTCAGATGCGTTATGATCTTGATATTGAAGAGGACCGGTTAGGTCAAAGACTCGATAGCGAGGTCAAGGCGTTACCCACCGAATGA
- a CDS encoding YfhL family 4Fe-4S dicluster ferredoxin has protein sequence MAYKITDECISCGACEAECPNEAITEGSSIFIINPDKCTECVGANNSSQCAAVCPVDACVADPKHTESKKQLLEKWRKIHSGKEPSPGTY, from the coding sequence ATGGCTTACAAGATAACGGATGAGTGCATTTCCTGTGGTGCCTGCGAGGCAGAATGCCCCAATGAAGCCATCACGGAAGGCTCATCGATCTTCATCATCAATCCGGATAAATGCACCGAATGTGTGGGGGCTAATAACTCCTCGCAATGCGCAGCAGTATGCCCCGTGGATGCCTGTGTTGCCGATCCCAAGCACACGGAAAGCAAGAAACAGCTTCTGGAGAAATGGCGAAAGATACACTCCGGCAAGGAGCCGAGCCCGGGCACTTATTAG
- a CDS encoding universal stress protein has protein sequence MFDTIIVCLDGSPLAEQILPYAAEQARRFGSKVILFRVITATDAVLVPTTPTGEPLTMASQVSPELIDRETKEANDYLCKAAIPLEEIGLKPEIVTLFDPLPGAAIVDYANQHQVDLIAIATHGRSGFKRAVFGSVADYVLRESHLPVLLISPREEKS, from the coding sequence ATGTTCGATACCATCATCGTCTGCCTGGATGGATCGCCGCTGGCTGAGCAGATCCTTCCCTATGCCGCCGAGCAAGCCCGACGATTCGGGAGCAAAGTCATCCTTTTCCGTGTGATTACAGCCACTGACGCCGTGCTGGTACCCACCACCCCAACCGGCGAACCCCTGACAATGGCATCCCAGGTATCGCCCGAACTGATAGACCGGGAAACCAAAGAGGCCAACGATTATCTCTGCAAGGCGGCAATACCGCTGGAGGAAATCGGGCTGAAACCGGAAATAGTCACCCTGTTTGATCCACTGCCCGGTGCGGCGATAGTCGACTATGCCAATCAACACCAGGTCGACCTCATAGCCATCGCCACTCACGGACGCAGCGGGTTCAAGCGGGCGGTATTCGGCAGTGTGGCGGATTATGTGCTCCGGGAGTCTCACCTGCCGGTGCTGCTGATCAGCCCTCGTGAGGAAAAATCATAG
- a CDS encoding site-2 protease family protein yields MKSSVRLIRIFGIDIGVHYTWLFIFGLVAWSLADGYFPDSYPDWSTTAYWITGVIASFLLFVSVLVHELAHSLVARSRGLPVRSITLFLFGGVSNLEEEPKSAGVEFVMAVVGPLSSLVLGGIFWGIWQMLSNQDTPPAGMLSYLAWINVLLAAFNLLPAFPLDGGRVLRSILWGATKSLQRATHNASVVGEFFGWAFIVFGFFQVLGGNFLGGLWIAFIGWFLTNAAAASRREMTLREHLSGVKVRELMQPSPDAIDPNASVRELVEEMFRRRHHRAVPVCHDNRPVGIVTVTDIKKAPQNQWTIKKVSDIMTREPLYSVNLEDDLEAAFALISQHDVNQVLVLRDAQCAGLLSRADIIQHLRLSRELGAKPKPGQGNA; encoded by the coding sequence ATGAAAAGTTCGGTTCGGTTGATCCGAATCTTCGGCATCGATATCGGAGTGCACTACACGTGGCTCTTTATCTTCGGCTTGGTGGCGTGGTCGCTGGCGGATGGGTACTTCCCGGATTCTTATCCTGACTGGAGCACAACTGCCTACTGGATCACCGGGGTCATTGCCTCTTTCCTTTTGTTCGTGTCTGTCCTGGTGCATGAACTGGCGCATTCTCTGGTAGCTCGATCCCGAGGGTTGCCCGTTCGAAGCATCACGCTTTTCCTTTTCGGAGGGGTGAGCAATCTGGAGGAAGAGCCCAAAAGCGCCGGGGTGGAATTTGTTATGGCTGTGGTCGGGCCGCTTTCCAGCCTAGTGCTCGGCGGCATTTTCTGGGGAATCTGGCAAATGCTGAGCAACCAGGATACCCCTCCCGCGGGAATGCTTTCATACCTTGCCTGGATTAATGTTCTGCTGGCCGCATTCAATCTTCTCCCCGCCTTTCCTCTGGATGGCGGACGGGTTTTGCGCTCCATTCTATGGGGGGCCACCAAAAGTTTGCAGAGGGCAACTCACAACGCGTCAGTAGTGGGGGAGTTTTTCGGATGGGCGTTCATCGTCTTTGGCTTCTTTCAGGTTCTGGGAGGCAATTTCCTGGGAGGATTGTGGATCGCATTCATTGGGTGGTTTCTCACCAATGCCGCCGCTGCCAGCCGCCGTGAAATGACACTTCGCGAACACTTGAGCGGGGTAAAAGTCCGTGAACTGATGCAACCCAGCCCCGATGCCATCGATCCGAATGCGTCGGTCCGGGAATTGGTCGAGGAGATGTTTCGGCGACGTCACCACCGCGCTGTACCGGTCTGCCATGACAATCGCCCCGTGGGAATCGTGACGGTTACCGATATCAAAAAGGCGCCCCAGAATCAATGGACTATCAAAAAGGTCAGCGACATCATGACGCGCGAGCCGCTCTACAGTGTGAATCTGGAGGACGACCTGGAGGCTGCCTTCGCGCTCATCTCTCAACATGATGTCAATCAGGTGCTCGTTCTCCGGGATGCACAATGCGCCGGCCTGCTCAGTCGCGCCGATATCATCCAGCATCTCCGATTGAGCAGAGAATTGGGCGCAAAGCCCAAACCAGGGCAAGGCAATGCCTGA
- the rimI gene encoding ribosomal protein S18-alanine N-acetyltransferase, whose amino-acid sequence MDCIVRPMALEDLPQVVEIEKGSFPQPWSRDLFHHELTANHISRYMVVCQEQIILGYIGVWLIVGEIHITTFAVHQNHRRKGLGELLIITAIDLALEHGATLVTLEVSEMNLGARAMYKKCGFVDVGRRRHYYSETNEDAILMSAEDITSAAFQEKFQQLKTANVEKMKQEVSG is encoded by the coding sequence ATGGATTGCATTGTTCGCCCAATGGCCCTGGAAGACTTGCCCCAAGTGGTTGAAATCGAGAAGGGCTCTTTCCCCCAACCGTGGTCCCGGGATCTTTTTCACCACGAGTTAACAGCCAACCACATCTCTCGTTACATGGTTGTTTGCCAGGAACAAATAATTCTGGGATATATCGGGGTCTGGCTGATTGTCGGGGAGATTCACATCACTACGTTCGCCGTGCATCAGAATCATCGCCGCAAGGGTCTCGGTGAACTGCTCATCATAACAGCCATCGATCTGGCGCTGGAACATGGAGCTACACTTGTCACTCTGGAAGTCAGTGAGATGAATCTGGGAGCCCGTGCCATGTACAAGAAGTGCGGTTTTGTGGATGTGGGGCGACGACGGCATTACTACAGCGAGACCAACGAAGACGCTATCCTGATGAGCGCCGAAGATATTACCTCAGCCGCTTTTCAAGAGAAGTTCCAGCAATTGAAGACAGCCAATGTTGAGAAGATGAAACAAGAGGTCTCCGGTTAG
- the uvrC gene encoding excinuclease ABC subunit UvrC → MSEQTPEKQSRSLPDKPGVYLFRDTSGTVIYVGKAANLHHRVRSYFSPQASSPKLQRLVGRIGDIDFIITGSEQEAFILENSLIKKHRPHFNVRLKDDKSYPYLKITLAEAWPRVHITRRLSEDGSRYFGPFASASSLRQTMSLLNKLFPYRTCKMEITGTQNRPCLKYHIKRCSGPCIGAVSSQEYLQIIDQVTLFLEGKYERVIRELKKSMSKASVNLEFEKAASLRDQIQAIENIFEQQKVVSRSKIDEDVIAIAQERNEACAQVFFIRGGKILGKERFTLENVQDESPDRIMGSFVKQFYGSGATVPPSILLQTEPEDALFIQDWLQEKRGCRVRLLVPRRGEKKKLMGMVSENATESLEQMKIKRLADSGKTAAAMEELKSRLELPRLPRRIECYDISNIRGTAAVGSMAVFEEGQPKPSLYRRFKIKSVSGIDDYAMMQEVLWRRFGKGTRSEPPSPVSDWAKMPDLVLIDGGRGHLNAILEVMSKLGMDDMPLASIAKENEEIFLPHKAEPVILPANSQALFLLQRIRDEAHRFAISYHIRTRTRAGLKSGLDEVPGIGPQRKKELLKRFGSVRGVREASIDDIASVSGMTRALAEKVKDQL, encoded by the coding sequence ATGTCAGAGCAAACGCCCGAGAAACAATCCCGATCCCTTCCCGATAAGCCGGGAGTTTATCTCTTTCGGGATACCAGCGGGACAGTTATTTACGTTGGCAAAGCGGCCAATTTGCATCATCGGGTAAGGTCCTACTTTTCCCCACAGGCCTCTTCTCCGAAACTTCAGCGGCTGGTCGGCCGCATCGGGGATATCGATTTCATCATCACCGGTTCGGAGCAGGAAGCCTTCATCCTCGAAAACAGTCTCATTAAAAAGCACCGGCCTCATTTCAACGTCAGGCTGAAAGACGATAAGAGTTACCCCTATCTCAAGATTACGCTGGCGGAAGCCTGGCCCCGTGTGCATATCACCAGACGCTTGAGTGAGGATGGAAGCCGCTACTTCGGGCCTTTTGCCAGCGCCAGTTCCCTTCGCCAGACCATGAGCTTGTTGAACAAGCTGTTTCCTTATCGCACCTGCAAGATGGAGATCACAGGGACGCAAAATCGCCCTTGCCTCAAATACCACATCAAACGATGTTCAGGGCCATGCATCGGAGCAGTGAGTTCTCAGGAATACCTTCAAATCATCGACCAGGTCACTCTCTTTCTGGAAGGAAAATATGAGCGTGTCATTCGAGAGTTGAAAAAGAGCATGTCAAAGGCATCGGTGAACCTGGAATTCGAGAAGGCCGCCTCGCTGAGGGATCAAATCCAGGCTATCGAAAACATCTTTGAGCAGCAGAAGGTGGTGTCCCGGAGCAAGATCGATGAAGACGTGATCGCCATCGCTCAGGAAAGAAACGAGGCTTGTGCGCAGGTGTTCTTCATCCGCGGCGGCAAGATACTGGGGAAAGAGCGCTTCACCCTGGAGAACGTCCAGGATGAGAGCCCCGACCGAATCATGGGGAGTTTCGTTAAACAGTTTTATGGCTCCGGGGCAACGGTTCCGCCGTCGATCCTTCTGCAGACGGAACCGGAGGACGCCCTGTTTATCCAGGACTGGCTTCAGGAAAAGCGGGGTTGCCGGGTTCGATTGCTGGTGCCGCGCCGGGGAGAGAAGAAGAAGCTGATGGGCATGGTGTCTGAGAATGCCACAGAGTCGCTGGAGCAGATGAAGATCAAGCGGCTGGCCGATAGCGGAAAAACCGCCGCGGCGATGGAGGAACTCAAATCCAGATTGGAGTTGCCTCGATTGCCCAGGCGGATTGAGTGCTATGATATATCGAACATCCGTGGGACGGCAGCAGTGGGCAGCATGGCAGTATTTGAAGAAGGTCAGCCCAAGCCTTCCCTCTATCGCCGGTTCAAGATAAAGTCGGTTTCCGGCATTGATGACTACGCCATGATGCAGGAAGTGCTGTGGCGGCGTTTTGGGAAAGGGACAAGAAGCGAGCCCCCTTCGCCTGTATCGGATTGGGCTAAAATGCCTGATCTGGTACTGATCGATGGAGGGCGCGGCCATCTCAATGCAATTTTGGAAGTCATGAGCAAGCTGGGAATGGATGATATGCCGTTAGCCAGCATCGCCAAAGAAAACGAGGAGATTTTTCTACCTCACAAGGCAGAACCTGTGATCCTGCCAGCGAATTCCCAGGCGCTTTTCCTCCTGCAGCGAATCCGGGATGAGGCGCATCGATTTGCCATTTCCTATCATATCCGAACCCGAACCAGAGCGGGGCTCAAGTCCGGCCTTGACGAGGTTCCGGGCATCGGGCCTCAACGCAAGAAAGAGTTGCTGAAGAGATTCGGATCGGTCCGGGGGGTCAGGGAAGCCTCCATCGATGATATTGCGTCGGTTTCTGGGATGACTCGGGCGTTGGCTGAAAAGGTGAAGGATCAGTTATAA